Proteins encoded within one genomic window of Amycolatopsis sp. 2-15:
- a CDS encoding SCP2 sterol-binding domain-containing protein, producing the protein MPAFSKPEEIYQYIGGIFETAFADADLAAKLAGTGLVLKMVCTNPESALLIDTQNRRVTGDAFDAPADATMTMDSEVANGYWQGKVNLTFAMARGKVKVDGPVSKLIKLAPLSKKLFPVYVENLRADGREDLIVG; encoded by the coding sequence ATGCCCGCGTTCAGCAAGCCCGAAGAGATCTACCAGTACATCGGCGGCATCTTCGAAACCGCGTTCGCCGACGCCGACCTCGCCGCCAAGCTCGCCGGCACCGGACTGGTGCTGAAGATGGTGTGCACCAACCCCGAGTCCGCGCTGCTGATCGACACGCAGAACCGCCGCGTGACCGGCGACGCGTTCGACGCCCCGGCCGACGCGACCATGACGATGGACAGCGAGGTCGCCAACGGCTACTGGCAGGGCAAAGTGAACCTCACGTTCGCCATGGCCCGCGGCAAGGTCAAAGTGGACGGTCCCGTGTCGAAGCTGATCAAGCTCGCCCCGCTGTCGAAGAAACTCTTTCCCGTGTACGTGGAAAATCTGCGCGCCGACGGGCGCGAGGACCTGATCGTCGGCTGA
- a CDS encoding cytochrome P450, with product MTAIVTPQQREYDEIDLSSRAFWSTRAADRERSFAALRQERPVSWHRPVEDALMEDPEDPGYWAVVRHADIVEVSRRNDVFVSGQGVMFENIPEEMLEASQSFLAMDPPRHTKIRKLVSAAFTPKQVRRIDEQIKANARDIVRELAEAGSGADFVRQCSGQLPIRTLSDMVGIPQAHRESVAHAADASVSWADPVYLAGRDPIDMIFEAQMTLHGVAFEMAEHRRAHPAEDLMTNLVQAEVDGERLTDEEIAAFFVLLSVAGNDTTRQTTSHTLRALTDFPEQREWLMADFDGRIGSALDEFVRWASPVMTFRRTAVADFELGGQQISTGEKVVMFYASGNFDPEVFDEPGHFDLSRSPNPHVSFGGGGAHFCLGNQVAKAQLRALFGELLRTLPAITAGEPDYLAGNFVHAVRAMPCFF from the coding sequence ATGACCGCCATCGTGACCCCGCAGCAGCGCGAGTACGACGAGATCGACCTTTCGTCGCGGGCCTTCTGGTCGACCCGCGCCGCCGACCGCGAGCGCAGTTTCGCCGCGCTGCGCCAGGAGCGTCCGGTGTCCTGGCACCGGCCGGTCGAGGACGCGCTGATGGAGGACCCCGAGGACCCCGGCTACTGGGCCGTGGTCCGCCACGCCGACATCGTCGAGGTGAGCCGCCGCAACGACGTGTTCGTGTCCGGCCAGGGCGTGATGTTCGAGAACATCCCCGAGGAGATGCTCGAGGCGTCGCAGTCGTTCCTGGCGATGGACCCGCCGCGGCACACGAAGATCCGCAAGCTCGTCAGTGCCGCGTTCACCCCGAAGCAGGTGCGCCGCATCGACGAGCAGATCAAGGCCAACGCCCGCGACATCGTGCGCGAGCTGGCCGAGGCGGGCAGCGGCGCCGACTTCGTGCGCCAGTGCTCCGGGCAGCTGCCGATCCGCACGTTGTCGGACATGGTCGGCATCCCCCAGGCCCACCGCGAGAGCGTGGCCCACGCCGCCGACGCGTCGGTGTCCTGGGCCGACCCGGTCTACCTCGCCGGGCGCGACCCGATCGACATGATCTTCGAGGCCCAGATGACGCTGCACGGCGTGGCGTTCGAGATGGCCGAGCACCGCCGCGCCCACCCGGCCGAGGACCTGATGACCAACCTCGTGCAGGCCGAAGTGGACGGTGAGCGCCTCACCGACGAGGAGATCGCGGCGTTCTTCGTGCTGCTGTCGGTGGCGGGCAACGACACCACGCGCCAGACCACCAGTCACACGCTGCGCGCGCTCACCGACTTCCCGGAGCAGCGCGAGTGGCTGATGGCCGACTTCGACGGCCGCATCGGCAGCGCGCTCGACGAGTTCGTCCGCTGGGCCTCCCCGGTGATGACCTTCCGCCGCACGGCTGTCGCGGACTTCGAGCTGGGCGGGCAGCAGATCAGCACCGGCGAGAAGGTGGTGATGTTCTACGCGTCCGGCAACTTCGACCCCGAGGTGTTCGACGAGCCGGGCCACTTCGATCTGAGCCGCAGCCCCAACCCACACGTGAGCTTCGGCGGGGGCGGCGCGCACTTCTGCCTCGGCAACCAGGTCGCCAAGGCCCAGCTGCGCGCCCTGTTCGGCGAGCTGCTGCGCACCCTGCCGGCCATTACCGCCGGCGAGCCCGACTACCTGGCCGGCAACTTCGTGCACGCCGTGCGCGCCATGCCCTGCTTCTTCTGA